A DNA window from Rhizobium jaguaris contains the following coding sequences:
- the lpxK gene encoding tetraacyldisaccharide 4'-kinase → MVSEAPPFWWRKPDWRAWGLSPFSFLYGRIAGHRMAHGRRASVPVPVICVGNFTVGGAGKTPTALTLARVAKAKGLKPGFLSRGYGGSLDVTTVVDPHHHHATAVGDEPLLLAREALTVISRRRLEGAERLVREGADLIIMDDGFQSAQLAIDYALVVIDATRGIGNGYLVPSGPVRAPLRTQLRYASALLKVGEGNAADRIVRMAARAGKPFFAASVKVRGQENLLGRNVLAFAGIADPTKFFRTVESLGASIAVSRTFGDHEHLGEDDIADILDIAARESLEIVTTSKDYVRLIGHHGRAEELLQACRVIEIDMVFDDHRAPALIIDRAIAAARERRLREGQKAK, encoded by the coding sequence ATGGTATCGGAAGCACCGCCTTTCTGGTGGCGGAAGCCTGATTGGCGCGCTTGGGGCCTTTCGCCCTTTTCCTTTTTATACGGCCGGATCGCCGGCCATCGCATGGCGCATGGCCGGCGCGCCTCCGTCCCGGTGCCGGTCATCTGCGTCGGCAATTTTACGGTGGGCGGCGCCGGCAAGACACCGACGGCGCTGACGCTTGCCCGTGTCGCCAAGGCAAAGGGATTGAAGCCGGGCTTCCTCAGCCGCGGCTATGGCGGTTCGCTTGACGTGACGACCGTCGTCGATCCGCATCACCATCATGCCACCGCGGTCGGCGACGAGCCGCTGCTGCTTGCTCGCGAGGCATTGACGGTCATCTCGCGCCGCCGCCTCGAGGGCGCGGAGCGGCTGGTCCGCGAGGGTGCTGACCTCATCATCATGGACGATGGTTTTCAGAGCGCGCAACTTGCCATTGACTACGCCCTGGTCGTCATCGACGCCACGAGAGGTATCGGCAACGGCTATCTCGTTCCCAGCGGACCTGTGCGTGCGCCGCTGCGGACACAGTTGCGCTATGCGTCGGCGCTGCTGAAAGTCGGCGAAGGCAATGCCGCCGATCGGATCGTGCGCATGGCGGCGAGGGCTGGGAAACCTTTCTTTGCAGCGTCCGTCAAGGTGCGTGGGCAGGAGAATCTGCTCGGCCGAAACGTGCTCGCCTTCGCAGGCATTGCCGATCCCACCAAATTCTTCCGCACAGTTGAGTCGCTGGGGGCCAGCATCGCTGTTAGCCGCACCTTCGGCGATCACGAACATCTGGGCGAAGACGACATAGCCGACATTCTCGATATTGCCGCCCGGGAAAGCCTGGAGATCGTCACCACCTCCAAGGATTATGTCCGCTTGATCGGCCATCACGGCCGTGCCGAGGAGCTGCTGCAGGCCTGCCGCGTCATCGAGATCGACATGGTCTTCGATGATCACCGCGCGCCGGCTCTGATCATCGACCGGGCGATCGCAGCCGCCCGCGAACGGCGGTTACGGGAAGGACAGAAGGCAAAATAG
- the mutL gene encoding DNA mismatch repair endonuclease MutL, whose amino-acid sequence MAIKQLSETLINQIAAGEVIERPASAAKELIENALDAGATRIEIATAGGGKALLRVSDNGSGMERADLELAVRRHCTSKISDTLEDIRTLGFRGEALPSIGSVAKLSIASRRPGSDGGAEISVAGGKVLHLRPTAANPGTIVEVRDLFFATPARLKFLKTEKAEAAAITEVVKRMAIAFPRVRFVLSGSDRSTLEFPATGDDHLARMAQVLGNEFKDNAIELDAAREDVSLTGFAGVPTFNRGNSAHQYAFVNGRPVQDKLILSAIRGAYAETIPSGRYPVAVLSIMLDPAFVDVNVHPAKSDVRFRDPGLVRGLIVGAIREALAREGDRAATTGADGMLRAFSPGRSGFQPAWRPSTPSAPWTPEASPSRPYQPSTNGHGFDERPQAAFDGLAVPTARAETAAPIEPVRMEEPARFPLGAARAQLHENYIVAQTDDGLVIVDQHAAHERLVFEEMRKALHSKRLSSQVLLIPEIVDLPEEDCDRLMVFADELAELGLAVERFGPGAIAVRETPAMLGEVDAQGLIRQLADEIAEWDTASGLAAKLEYVAATMACHGSVRSGRRLRPEEMNALLRQMEATPGSGQCNHGRPTYIELKLSDIERLFGRS is encoded by the coding sequence ATGGCCATCAAGCAACTCTCCGAAACCCTGATCAACCAGATCGCCGCCGGCGAAGTCATCGAGCGGCCGGCAAGTGCTGCCAAGGAGTTGATCGAAAACGCGCTGGATGCCGGCGCGACGCGCATCGAGATCGCGACAGCCGGCGGCGGCAAGGCGCTGCTACGAGTCAGTGACAACGGTTCCGGCATGGAGCGGGCGGACCTGGAGCTGGCCGTCAGACGGCATTGCACTTCAAAGATTTCCGATACGCTGGAGGATATCCGCACCCTGGGCTTCCGTGGCGAGGCCCTGCCCTCGATCGGCTCGGTTGCGAAGCTGTCTATCGCCAGCCGGAGACCCGGCAGCGATGGCGGCGCGGAAATTTCGGTCGCCGGCGGCAAGGTGCTGCACCTGCGCCCGACGGCCGCCAATCCCGGCACGATCGTCGAGGTGCGCGACCTGTTCTTCGCGACGCCGGCACGACTGAAATTCCTGAAGACCGAGAAGGCCGAAGCTGCCGCGATCACCGAGGTCGTCAAACGTATGGCGATCGCCTTCCCACGCGTGCGTTTCGTGCTTTCCGGCAGCGACCGCTCGACACTGGAATTTCCGGCCACCGGCGATGATCATCTCGCCCGCATGGCGCAGGTGCTCGGGAACGAGTTCAAGGACAACGCCATCGAGCTCGACGCCGCGCGGGAGGATGTGAGTTTGACCGGCTTTGCCGGCGTGCCGACGTTCAATCGCGGCAACTCGGCGCATCAATATGCCTTCGTCAACGGCAGGCCGGTGCAGGACAAGCTGATCCTGTCGGCGATCCGCGGCGCCTATGCCGAGACCATACCTTCCGGGCGCTATCCCGTTGCCGTCCTCTCCATCATGCTCGACCCGGCGTTCGTCGATGTCAACGTGCATCCGGCGAAATCCGATGTTCGTTTCCGCGATCCCGGCCTCGTGCGCGGCCTGATCGTCGGCGCCATCCGCGAGGCCCTGGCGCGCGAGGGTGATCGTGCGGCGACGACAGGCGCCGACGGCATGCTTCGTGCCTTCAGCCCTGGCCGTTCCGGTTTCCAGCCGGCATGGCGGCCGTCGACACCATCAGCACCCTGGACGCCCGAGGCTTCGCCATCCAGACCCTATCAGCCCTCGACGAACGGACATGGTTTCGATGAGCGACCCCAAGCCGCCTTCGACGGCCTCGCCGTACCGACTGCCCGCGCCGAAACCGCAGCACCTATCGAGCCCGTACGCATGGAGGAACCGGCTCGGTTCCCCCTGGGTGCAGCGCGTGCCCAATTGCATGAGAACTACATCGTTGCACAGACCGACGATGGCCTCGTCATTGTCGACCAGCACGCGGCGCATGAGCGGCTCGTATTCGAAGAAATGCGCAAAGCCCTGCATTCAAAGCGGCTGTCTTCGCAGGTCCTCTTAATCCCGGAGATTGTTGATCTGCCGGAAGAGGATTGCGACCGGCTGATGGTATTTGCCGACGAGCTTGCCGAACTCGGCCTTGCCGTCGAGCGTTTCGGTCCTGGCGCGATCGCGGTGCGCGAGACGCCGGCGATGCTAGGCGAAGTGGATGCGCAAGGGCTGATCCGACAGTTGGCCGACGAGATCGCCGAATGGGACACGGCTTCCGGCCTTGCCGCCAAGCTGGAATATGTTGCCGCTACGATGGCCTGCCACGGTTCGGTGCGCTCCGGCCGGCGGCTGAGGCCCGAGGAAATGAACGCACTTCTGCGCCAAATGGAGGCAACTCCCGGGTCGGGCCAGTGCAATCACGGCAGGCCGACCTATATAGAGTTGAAGCTCTCGGATATCGAACGGCTGTTCGGACGGAGCTGA
- a CDS encoding response regulator, whose translation MTAEIDKAAFAAITEDVPSDGNLQAALFDAVCDGLSSAFLIYDRNDLLLFASRQVLNFFPIPPQFLQPSTRLRDFLGAVFDTGVRHRDVHTKSAATRDDWVSQRIASHWRERFEATERFGEDRWVRFVKRRLPSGFGVCILSDISEVKKREEQWRLDMERVQLTEDILDNLPFPLFVKDRNMVYVAVNKAFCDKYQTSADEVLGRKGIDLFSTDVANRFEESDRHVMETGEMSISRQRQIARDGVERDVVTRKQRIGKPGRYFLVATMQDLPKEGADFDEFALASQIKENNDRSYRRAYVPMAALQTASRRPPAMETFVPENFSGRKILVVTGDLAAESAALKMLAKYGFEACSVHNESEEAAFLDVASSLGIKIDLVIVDNQLGKRGLELAERQNVPALLLDGSQLATELTFLIARHFNRNIRGEAGQLAEGDAEDWQIATRGEDRGFQILVAEDNDINQIVFSQILEGLGYRYVIAASGDEAVRLWSEHHPELILMDISLPGLNGFEAARLIRRTEKGSGTHTPIIGVLTQAFERDRNECVDAGMDDVIMKPVSPDILETVFQKYMRSGRKAQIK comes from the coding sequence ATGACTGCCGAGATTGATAAGGCAGCTTTTGCAGCAATCACTGAAGACGTTCCGTCTGACGGCAATCTGCAGGCGGCGCTGTTCGATGCGGTCTGTGATGGGCTTTCCAGCGCCTTCCTTATCTACGACAGGAACGATCTGCTGCTGTTCGCCAGCCGTCAGGTCTTGAATTTTTTCCCGATCCCGCCGCAATTTCTGCAACCGTCAACACGGCTGCGTGATTTTCTCGGCGCTGTCTTTGACACCGGCGTCCGGCATCGCGATGTTCATACGAAGTCGGCGGCAACGCGTGACGATTGGGTCTCGCAGCGGATCGCCTCGCATTGGCGAGAGCGTTTTGAGGCAACGGAGCGTTTCGGCGAGGATCGTTGGGTTCGCTTCGTCAAGCGCCGGCTGCCGTCGGGGTTCGGCGTTTGCATCCTCTCGGATATTTCGGAGGTGAAGAAGCGGGAGGAGCAGTGGCGCCTCGATATGGAGCGGGTGCAGCTTACGGAAGATATTCTCGACAACCTGCCGTTTCCCCTCTTCGTCAAGGACCGCAACATGGTCTATGTCGCGGTCAACAAGGCGTTCTGCGACAAATATCAAACCTCCGCGGATGAGGTGTTGGGCCGCAAGGGCATCGATCTCTTCTCCACCGACGTTGCCAACCGCTTCGAGGAAAGCGACCGGCATGTCATGGAGACCGGCGAGATGTCGATCTCGCGCCAGCGGCAGATTGCCCGCGATGGCGTGGAGCGCGATGTGGTGACCAGGAAACAGCGTATAGGCAAGCCCGGCCGCTATTTCCTGGTTGCCACCATGCAGGATCTGCCGAAAGAGGGCGCGGATTTCGACGAGTTCGCTCTTGCTTCGCAGATCAAGGAGAACAACGACCGGTCCTATCGGCGCGCTTATGTGCCGATGGCAGCACTTCAGACTGCCTCGCGCCGCCCGCCCGCCATGGAGACTTTCGTTCCTGAGAATTTCTCCGGTCGCAAGATCCTTGTGGTTACCGGCGATCTTGCTGCTGAATCAGCGGCATTGAAGATGCTTGCCAAATATGGCTTTGAGGCTTGTTCGGTCCACAATGAAAGCGAGGAGGCGGCATTTCTGGATGTTGCTAGCTCTCTTGGCATCAAGATCGATCTCGTTATCGTCGACAACCAGCTCGGCAAACGCGGCCTGGAGCTGGCCGAGCGGCAGAACGTGCCGGCGTTGTTGCTGGACGGCTCGCAGCTCGCCACCGAACTCACTTTCCTGATCGCTCGGCATTTCAACCGCAATATCCGCGGCGAGGCGGGCCAGTTAGCTGAAGGCGACGCGGAGGACTGGCAGATCGCAACCCGTGGCGAGGATCGTGGTTTCCAGATCCTGGTTGCTGAAGACAATGACATCAATCAGATCGTCTTTTCTCAGATCCTGGAGGGGCTCGGTTATCGCTACGTGATCGCCGCGAGCGGCGACGAGGCAGTGCGCCTGTGGAGTGAGCATCACCCGGAGCTGATCCTGATGGATATCTCCCTGCCGGGTCTCAACGGTTTCGAAGCCGCAAGGCTGATCCGCCGTACAGAAAAAGGCAGCGGAACGCATACCCCGATAATCGGTGTGCTCACCCAGGCTTTCGAGCGTGACCGCAACGAATGCGTGGACGCCGGCATGGACGATGTCATCATGAAACCCGTCAGCCCGGATATTCTGGAGACCGTGTTTCAGAAATACATGCGCAGTGGCCGTAAAGCACAAATTAAGTAA
- a CDS encoding PRC-barrel domain-containing protein encodes MTGKLFTSAAAGAIFATASVLSPMAFAQAQQPSTGNNTTAPMTQTAPATPDTKTAKPQNNAQAPAPAPTTNTAQAAGYLTQQSADQISAKTYMGQSVYNGQNESIGSINDLILQKQGGVTAAVVGVGGFLGIGQKNVAVPFDKVTATQNAQDGSIKLTTTETADSLKAAPEFKTLAMQASEKAAKTPATAAVPGTDTTTTSSTSK; translated from the coding sequence ATGACCGGCAAATTGTTCACTTCCGCCGCTGCTGGCGCGATCTTTGCCACAGCATCGGTTCTTTCACCGATGGCTTTCGCTCAGGCACAGCAGCCGTCAACCGGCAACAACACCACCGCGCCGATGACGCAGACCGCTCCGGCAACGCCTGACACCAAGACCGCTAAGCCGCAAAACAATGCCCAGGCTCCGGCCCCGGCACCGACGACAAACACGGCGCAGGCCGCTGGATATCTGACCCAGCAATCGGCAGATCAGATCAGCGCCAAGACCTATATGGGCCAGTCGGTCTATAACGGTCAGAATGAAAGCATCGGCAGCATCAACGACCTCATCCTGCAGAAGCAGGGCGGTGTTACCGCCGCAGTCGTTGGCGTCGGCGGTTTCCTTGGCATCGGCCAGAAGAATGTCGCCGTTCCCTTCGACAAGGTCACCGCGACCCAGAATGCCCAGGACGGCAGCATCAAGCTGACGACTACCGAAACGGCTGACTCGCTGAAGGCCGCACCGGAGTTCAAGACGCTTGCTATGCAGGCTTCCGAAAAGGCTGCGAAGACCCCGGCAACGGCCGCGGTGCCTGGAACCGACACCACGACGACCTCGTCGACCAGCAAATGA
- a CDS encoding putative bifunctional diguanylate cyclase/phosphodiesterase: protein MKSAEISLAPVSQNELQAMAYTDPLTGLGNRYRMRDRARLLSVERASDPAPFTIGIANLDSFKPINDLFGVEAGDEILCQVAHRLKACIPDGATVTRHDGDEFAFVLPLVFERVGAEKFGQMIREVLSAPYDLGDRNVRLSASFGFAIYPFAGEEFEDLLKSAETALYRSKRRGRGQITVYSKEIAQEMKRATQLEQALRNAIISNAIDVHFQPIVSLANNLIVGFEALARWNDADLGFVSPAVFVPLAEERGFIDALSETLLRKAAEAALSWPRELFLSFNLSSAQLMDPGTSSSILAILGRVGFDPHRLELEITETAVMSSADTAHRIIADLRAAGVRISLDDFGTGQSSLGRLRDFIFDKVKIDRAFVSRINSDRASEHIVKAILAMCEGLDLEVVAEGIEDYAEAVKLRSLGCAMGQGYYYGKPADSVATLRYLHENYYELAGERESA, encoded by the coding sequence ATGAAATCGGCTGAAATATCGCTCGCGCCAGTCAGTCAGAATGAATTGCAGGCGATGGCCTATACCGATCCACTGACGGGATTGGGGAATCGCTATCGCATGCGCGACCGCGCGCGCCTGCTTTCCGTCGAACGCGCCAGCGATCCCGCGCCCTTCACCATCGGCATTGCCAATCTCGACTCCTTCAAGCCGATCAACGACCTCTTCGGTGTGGAAGCTGGCGACGAGATCCTTTGTCAGGTCGCGCACCGCCTAAAAGCCTGCATTCCCGATGGCGCCACCGTCACCCGTCATGACGGCGACGAATTTGCCTTCGTATTGCCACTCGTCTTTGAACGTGTCGGCGCCGAGAAGTTCGGGCAGATGATCCGCGAAGTGTTGTCGGCGCCCTATGATCTCGGTGATCGCAACGTTCGCCTTTCCGCCTCCTTCGGCTTCGCCATCTATCCCTTCGCCGGCGAGGAATTCGAAGATCTGCTGAAAAGCGCCGAGACGGCCCTTTATCGCTCCAAGCGCCGCGGCCGCGGTCAGATTACCGTCTATTCCAAAGAGATCGCCCAGGAAATGAAGCGCGCGACGCAGCTTGAACAGGCGCTGCGCAACGCCATCATATCCAATGCCATCGACGTGCATTTCCAGCCGATCGTATCACTCGCCAATAATCTGATCGTTGGCTTCGAGGCCTTGGCTCGCTGGAACGACGCCGATCTCGGCTTTGTCTCGCCCGCCGTCTTCGTACCGCTTGCGGAAGAGCGCGGTTTTATCGACGCTCTCTCCGAGACCCTTCTGCGCAAGGCCGCGGAGGCAGCGCTTTCCTGGCCGCGCGAGCTTTTCCTGTCTTTCAATCTGTCCTCGGCGCAATTGATGGATCCCGGCACGAGCAGCAGCATTCTTGCCATTCTCGGCCGCGTCGGTTTCGATCCGCATCGCTTGGAATTGGAAATCACCGAGACGGCCGTCATGAGCTCCGCCGACACGGCACACCGCATCATCGCCGATCTCAGGGCGGCAGGCGTGCGCATCTCACTGGATGATTTCGGCACCGGCCAATCCAGTCTCGGCCGGCTGCGCGATTTCATTTTCGACAAGGTGAAGATCGATCGCGCCTTTGTTTCGCGCATCAATTCCGACCGAGCCTCCGAACATATCGTCAAGGCGATCCTTGCGATGTGCGAGGGACTTGACCTGGAGGTGGTCGCCGAGGGAATCGAGGACTACGCCGAGGCGGTAAAGCTCAGGTCGCTCGGCTGCGCCATGGGGCAGGGCTATTATTACGGCAAGCCTGCCGACAGCGTCGCGACGCTCAGATATCTCCACGAAAACTACTACGAACTGGCTGGTGAGCGCGAAAGCGCCTAA
- a CDS encoding 2-dehydro-3-deoxy-6-phosphogalactonate aldolase has product MTTRTPFPPMKRPLIAILRGIKPEETADIVGALIDAGLTAIEIPLNSPEPFRSIEIAAKMAPADCLIGAGTVLTVEDVDRLDAAGGKLLVTPNVEPAVISRARDKGMVTMPGVFTATEALSAARAGATGLKFFPAGVLGASGITAIRAVLPPELVIAAVGGVSDKNFGDYTKAGILAFGLGTSLYKPGMTTAEVAERAKVTIYAYDAAVGA; this is encoded by the coding sequence ATGACGACCCGCACCCCCTTCCCCCCCATGAAGCGCCCGCTTATCGCCATTCTCCGCGGCATCAAGCCCGAAGAGACAGCCGATATCGTCGGCGCTCTGATCGATGCCGGCCTGACGGCGATCGAAATCCCGCTGAACTCGCCTGAGCCCTTCCGCTCGATCGAGATCGCCGCCAAGATGGCGCCCGCCGACTGCCTGATCGGCGCCGGCACGGTGCTGACTGTTGAAGACGTCGATCGGCTGGACGCCGCCGGCGGCAAGCTGCTGGTGACGCCGAATGTCGAACCTGCCGTCATCAGTCGCGCACGCGACAAAGGCATGGTGACGATGCCTGGCGTATTCACCGCGACGGAAGCGCTTTCGGCTGCACGTGCCGGTGCAACGGGTCTTAAATTTTTCCCGGCCGGCGTGCTGGGCGCCTCCGGTATCACCGCCATCCGAGCCGTGCTGCCGCCCGAGCTTGTCATCGCTGCCGTCGGCGGCGTTTCGGACAAAAATTTCGGCGATTACACCAAAGCCGGCATCCTGGCCTTCGGTCTCGGCACCAGCCTTTACAAGCCGGGAATGACGACAGCAGAGGTTGCCGAACGCGCCAAGGTGACCATTTACGCCTATGATGCTGCCGTAGGAGCCTGA
- a CDS encoding SMP-30/gluconolactonase/LRE family protein: protein MTDIHDFQGNILCNTASVLGEGPTYDPDTDTVWWFNIIGKELHELHLATGKKEVYALPMMASVLARVDDRRQLLATEEGLFLRDVGSGELTFYTAIEADKPENRSNDGRTHISGSLWISTMGKRAEMQAGAIYHVAGGKVTKIFDQLSIPNSICFSPDGTIGYFTDTRVSQLMRVLVDPLTGMPVGEPIVMVDSMEDPGGLDGSVCDADGYIWNARWGSGFVDRYSPDGLRIERYRVPAMQPSCPAFIGQNADRLAVTTAWEGLDEDARSMQPQAGALLELGPTVKGIFDPIYKI from the coding sequence ATGACCGACATTCATGATTTCCAGGGTAATATTCTCTGCAACACCGCATCGGTTTTGGGCGAAGGACCGACCTATGATCCCGATACGGATACGGTCTGGTGGTTCAACATTATCGGCAAGGAACTACATGAACTGCATCTAGCGACGGGCAAGAAGGAAGTTTACGCGCTGCCGATGATGGCAAGCGTACTCGCGCGTGTTGACGACCGACGGCAATTGCTCGCCACCGAAGAAGGATTGTTTCTTCGCGATGTCGGATCCGGCGAACTGACCTTTTATACCGCGATCGAGGCGGACAAGCCCGAGAACCGCTCCAATGACGGGCGTACTCATATTTCCGGTTCCTTGTGGATCAGCACCATGGGCAAACGGGCGGAAATGCAGGCTGGCGCGATCTATCATGTTGCCGGCGGCAAGGTGACGAAGATCTTCGATCAGCTTAGCATTCCGAATTCCATCTGCTTTTCACCCGACGGCACGATCGGATATTTCACCGATACGCGCGTCAGCCAGTTGATGCGGGTGCTGGTCGACCCACTCACCGGGATGCCGGTCGGCGAGCCGATTGTCATGGTCGACAGCATGGAAGACCCGGGCGGCCTCGACGGCTCGGTCTGCGATGCTGACGGTTACATCTGGAACGCCCGCTGGGGCTCCGGTTTCGTCGATCGCTACAGCCCTGACGGCTTGCGCATCGAGCGCTATCGCGTACCCGCCATGCAGCCCTCCTGCCCGGCCTTCATCGGCCAAAATGCCGATCGTCTCGCGGTGACGACAGCCTGGGAAGGCCTTGACGAAGACGCCCGCTCAATGCAGCCACAAGCCGGTGCGCTCCTGGAACTTGGCCCCACGGTCAAGGGCATTTTTGATCCGATCTACAAGATTTGA
- a CDS encoding 2-dehydro-3-deoxygalactonokinase: MASPAYIAVDWGTSSFRLWLIGEDDSILGERRSGEGMTSAAQTGFAQVLQSHLDALAAPENLPVIVCGMAGARQGWVEAGYIDTPTSLSAILTGAVSVPGQSRDVRILPGLAQRDRQAPDVMRGEETQLLGAIAADAKGEQVVCMPGTHSKWVRVVNGQVTGFSTFMTGELFDVITKHSILSHAVAGAADVPADSTAFESAIKAAFNKPALATNLLFTARAGQLLHGLTAAGARALISGTLIGAEIAGALSSAGQGAAITLVASGRLQTLYEDAFRTLGLTYTTVDADAAVRRGLSAAAKAIWPNNERKS; encoded by the coding sequence GTGGCAAGTCCCGCATATATCGCGGTCGATTGGGGCACCAGCAGTTTCCGGCTGTGGCTGATCGGCGAAGATGACAGCATTCTCGGCGAGCGCCGCAGCGGCGAAGGTATGACATCGGCGGCTCAGACAGGCTTTGCCCAGGTGCTGCAATCGCATCTTGATGCCCTCGCCGCGCCAGAAAACCTTCCCGTCATCGTCTGCGGCATGGCCGGCGCCCGTCAAGGCTGGGTGGAAGCCGGCTATATCGACACACCCACATCGCTCTCCGCCATCCTCACCGGTGCCGTTTCCGTGCCCGGCCAATCGCGCGACGTCCGTATTCTGCCGGGTCTGGCGCAGCGCGACAGGCAAGCGCCTGACGTCATGCGCGGCGAGGAAACACAATTGCTCGGCGCGATAGCGGCTGATGCCAAGGGCGAGCAGGTCGTCTGCATGCCTGGCACACATTCGAAATGGGTCCGCGTCGTCAATGGCCAAGTGACCGGCTTTTCGACCTTCATGACCGGCGAGCTCTTCGACGTCATCACAAAGCACAGCATCCTGTCGCACGCCGTTGCCGGTGCGGCCGACGTGCCTGCCGACAGCACCGCCTTCGAGTCCGCGATCAAGGCCGCCTTCAACAAGCCGGCACTTGCCACGAACCTGCTCTTTACCGCCCGTGCTGGCCAACTTCTGCATGGCCTGACAGCGGCCGGAGCGCGGGCATTGATCTCGGGCACGCTGATCGGCGCCGAAATCGCCGGTGCGCTGTCATCTGCCGGACAAGGGGCTGCGATTACCCTCGTCGCGTCAGGACGATTGCAGACGCTCTACGAAGATGCATTCCGCACCTTAGGCCTCACCTATACGACTGTTGATGCCGATGCCGCCGTCCGCCGCGGGCTTTCCGCCGCGGCGAAGGCGATTTGGCCAAATAACGAAAGAAAAAGCTGA
- a CDS encoding DUF2093 domain-containing protein, giving the protein MNLFEGHGNREAKIRYLDGDFQILMPGSYVVCAMTGKHIALDELRYWSVARQEPYADVISSLEAEKRAGALPNQKR; this is encoded by the coding sequence ATGAATCTTTTTGAGGGACATGGAAACCGCGAGGCGAAGATTCGCTATCTCGACGGCGACTTCCAAATCCTCATGCCCGGTTCCTACGTCGTCTGCGCCATGACCGGCAAGCATATCGCGCTCGATGAGCTGCGCTACTGGAGCGTCGCCCGGCAGGAACCCTATGCCGACGTGATCTCTTCGCTGGAAGCCGAAAAACGCGCCGGCGCGCTTCCGAACCAGAAGCGCTGA
- a CDS encoding SDR family NAD(P)-dependent oxidoreductase, with the protein MTEAQAKFPDLKDRTVLITGGGSGIGAALVEGFAQQGAKVAFIDIAEEPSKALAVRLSAQSAHPVAFYHADLRDVGTIKSTVAAVESDLGAIRVLVNNAAWDDRHEIDTTTEEYWDNSQAINLKQVFFVSQAAAPGMRAAGGGAIINFSSIVFKMNPPHLSAYATAKAGVIGLTKSLAGRFGSENIRVNAVLPGMVVTERQMELWLTEESIAKTVERQCLKHVLKAADLVGPTLFLASDSAGSITAQSIIVDGGIF; encoded by the coding sequence TTGACCGAGGCACAGGCAAAATTTCCCGATCTCAAAGATCGCACCGTCCTGATTACGGGCGGCGGCTCCGGCATAGGCGCGGCACTTGTCGAAGGTTTCGCTCAGCAGGGCGCCAAGGTCGCTTTCATCGACATAGCGGAAGAGCCGAGCAAGGCGCTTGCTGTCCGGCTCTCGGCGCAATCGGCCCATCCGGTCGCCTTCTATCATGCCGATCTGCGCGACGTCGGCACCATCAAAAGCACGGTCGCCGCCGTCGAATCCGATCTCGGCGCGATCCGCGTCCTCGTCAACAACGCCGCCTGGGATGACCGGCATGAGATCGACACGACGACCGAGGAGTATTGGGACAATAGCCAGGCGATCAATCTCAAACAGGTTTTCTTCGTCTCACAGGCCGCAGCGCCGGGTATGCGGGCGGCTGGCGGCGGAGCGATCATCAACTTCTCGTCGATCGTCTTCAAGATGAACCCGCCGCATCTCTCCGCCTACGCAACTGCAAAGGCGGGCGTCATCGGCCTGACCAAGAGCCTTGCCGGCCGCTTTGGATCGGAAAATATCCGCGTCAACGCCGTTCTGCCAGGCATGGTCGTGACCGAGCGGCAGATGGAGCTTTGGCTGACGGAAGAAAGCATAGCCAAGACGGTCGAGCGCCAATGCCTTAAGCACGTTCTAAAGGCTGCCGATCTGGTCGGCCCGACACTTTTTCTCGCATCCGACAGCGCGGGCAGCATCACCGCACAGTCCATCATTGTCGACGGAGGTATTTTCTAG